The genomic window CACCGCCCAGTGGCCGTCGGTGGCGACCAGATGCTTGGTACGCGCGGCCATCTTGGGATCCTTGACCATGGCTTCCAAACTGCCCCGACCGTCGTTGCGATTGGGGTCCAGTGGAACCACGCCCGCCCCCACCATGTTCGATTGGCCGGCCAATATGAAAACTTTTAAGGGGCCCTGGGCCGGCTGTTCAGCTGGCGAATCCGCAAACGTTTTCAATGAAGCTGTGAAGACAGTGAGCAATGCCACCATCATGGCCAGTCGAGTTTTCAGTCCAGTCATAAGGTGTGCCTTAAAATCAGTGGGGAAGCCAAGGTCGCTTTTCGCTCCGCGAAAATTGCGAAGGGGAAACATCTCTTCTCACAATTTTCGCGGAGCGAAAAGCGACCATTTTCTTCACCCTCCTTTTCAAGGAGCGGCGAGCCTTAGCGAGGGGCGGTTCTTATGATTTTTGCAGCGGCGCGGTCGCCCTCTCCTCGCTGACGCTCGACTCTCCCAGAGGGAGAGTGAAGTGAATCCATCAATATAGACGGGCGGTCGCTTGCTTGCGGTGCGGAAGACGCACGCGAAAAAGTAATTTTGGGCCGTCGCGTTTTCTGCTAAACTAGCACTCCCCGCCACCTTTCCCCCCTCTCATGGAAAATCCGCCTGATGCGGAATCAACCGCCCCACCGCCTGCTGCTGACCTTCCTCCTGCTGATCTGTGGGGCTGGGCTGTCGGTCCACGGTGCGGTGGCCGCCGAGACCGGTGCGTTTTCCACAGTGGTTGCCCCGGCCCTGAGAACGCACTGCGCCAAATGCCATGGCGCCGACGGCGAACGCGAAGGCGACGTGGACGTATTGGCCCTGCACCGCGACAACATCGCTGACGATCTGGATTTGGTGCAGCGTCTGATCGATGTGCTGGACCTGGAAGAGATGCCTCCGGAAGACGAACCTCCGCTCGATGCGTCGTTGCGGCAGCAATTGATCACGGAGCTGAAGGCGATTTTGCACGCTTCGCTGGAGACGCAGAAAACCTATCCACACACGCCGATCCGGCGGATGAATCGTTTTCAGTACAATAATGCGGTGACCGACCTGCTGGATTTGAAGTGCATCGTGTTCACGTTGCCCGAGCGGATGATGCGCGAGCACAATGGATACTTCCAACCGGCTTCCGGCAAGATGGCTGACGTGGTGACCGTGGGCAGTCGGCCGCTGGGCAAGTCGCAGATGATCGAACGACGATTGGCTGGGGTGGCCGCGTTTCCCCAGGATCTGCGCGCCGAACACGGATTCGATAATCAGGCCGACCATTTGTCCTTGTCGCCGCTGTTGATGGAAGCCTTCCTGAATCTGGGCCAGTCGATCGTCGAAAGTCCGGATTTTACACCGAAGAATGTTGGCATCTGGCAGACGTTTTTCGCACCGCCGGATCAGGGCTCCGAACGAGACGCCGAAGTGCAGCGGAGAATGGAGTCGTTTTTGACGCGTGCCTTCCGGCGGCCGGTCGAAGCGGACGTGTTGGCTCGCTACGTCGGTTATGTAAGCCGCCAATTGGATGCGGGCGTGGCATTTGAAGACGCCATGAAGTCCGTGGTGGCGGCGACGCTGGCTTCGCCCAAGTTCCTCTATCTGTACGACACGCAGAGTGAGGACGGCGAGGGTGCTCAGCCCGTGGACGACTTTGAACTCGCTTCCCGGCTGTCCTTCTTTCTGTGGGGAAGCCTGCCCGATCAACCGCTGCTGGAATTGGCTGCGACGGGTGAGTTGCATCAGCCGGAGGTGCTGGCCGCGCAGTTCGAACGGATGATGAAGAACCGCAAACTGAAACGGTTCTGCGACAGCTTTCCCGCCCAGTGGTTGCAACTGGAACGGATCATTTCTTCGGTGCCCGATCGCAAGCAGTTTCCAGACTTTTACTTTCTCAAATACCGCGACAGCATGCACATGATGCTGGAGCCGCTGTTGCTGTTTGAAACCGTGTTGATTGAAGACCAACCGATAACCCAGCTGATCGATCCGGATTTCACGTATCGTTCGCCGCTGTTGGAGAATGCCTACGGCGAACTGGCCACCGAAGCGGGCCGCCGTGGCGGCGCGGTGACGGTACTCAAATTCCGCCGTTTGCCGGTCACCGATCGTCGCATTGGTGGCGTGATCACCAACGCCGCCGTGATGACCATGACGTCCGGTCCCGAACGCACCCAGCCGATCACACGCGGGGCCTGGCTGGCCGGTGTGATCTTTAATAATCCGCCCGAACCGCCGCCGGCCGACGTGCCGCCGTTGGCAGAGAAACCGGCCGAAGGCGAAGAGCACCTGACGCTCCGCGAGCGGCTTTCCATGCATCGCCAAAGAGCGGACTGCATGGGCTGTCATGAACAGATCGATCCGCTGGGCTTTGCACTGGAAAACTTTAATCCCATTGGCGTGTGGCGTGACAAATACGACAACGGTCGCGAGGTCGATATGGCGGGCACGCTGTTTCGCAAACATGAATTCGAAGACGTGATCGAATTTAAAGATGCCCTGTTAGCCGAAAAAGATCGCTTCACGCGGGCTCTGGCCGGACACCTGCTGTCCTTTGCGCTCGGTCGCAGGCTCGGTGCCGCCGATCAAATCTCGCTCGACGAAATCACCGCCGCGACCGCGGCCGATGGTTACAAGATGCAAACCTTGCTGCGGCAAGTGGTTCTCAGCGAGCCCTTTCAAACCAAATCGATTCCCGCACCCGCAAACGACTGAGCGGCTATGTTTCCCAGCACACGACGAACCTTTTTGCGTGGCCTCGGCGGCACTGCCTTGGCCTTGCCCTGGATGCCCAGCCTGCACGCGGCCGGTTCAGCGACTCAGGTGCCCATGCGGATGGCTCATTTTTATGTGCCCATCGGAGTGGTGCGGCGCGGCTTCTTCCCCGGCGAAGCGGACGACGTGATCCCCAAGGGCAACCTCGGCAACGTGATGAAGTCGCTGGGCAAACAGGATCCCTTCGGCAGCGTTAAACCGCTGCGTGACTTGACGCCCACGATGCAACCGCTGGATGGATTCAAAGACAAGATCAATCTGATCACCGGCATGGATCGCACTTTCCAGCAAGGCACCGACGTGCACGCCCAGTGCGCCTCGTGTTACCTCAGCAGCGCCGTGCCCTATACGATCGAGGGCACCGCCTGGCCGCTGGACCGCACGCTGGATCATCTGGTCGCCGACCACGTGGGCACCGAGACGCCGTTTTCGACTTTGGAATTCAGCTGTAACAGCCACCGCGACAACAAAGAATCGATTTACTTCGACAATATTTCCTGGTACGGCACCGGTCATTTGGCGCCCTCGATTCGCGATCCACGCAAGATGTATCGTCGATTGTTCTCGACGCAGGAAATCGATCGCTACCGTGACATCACCGACCTGGTGCTGGAAGACGCCCGCTCGCTGAAGAAAGACTTAGGCTACACCGATCGCCACAAGTTCGCGGAATATTTTGATTCCATTCGCACTATCGAAACGCAGATGGATCGCTTGGAAAATATGAAAACGGAACTGTCTCAGGTGAAACTGGACGAACCGCCCGAAGCTTACATGCCTCGCGGCGAGTACATTCGGCTGATGGGCGACCTGATGGTCGTGGCCCTGCAGACCGGATTAACCAATGTGGCGACCTTTATGGTGGGCCCCGAACGCTGGGATACGCCCTATAAATTCGAGGGCTTGTTCGACACGCCGCGCAGCCATCATCAGATGTCCCACAATCAAACCAAGATGATCGACGATCTGTTGAAGGTGGACCGCTTCCACATGCAGCAATACGTGTATCTGCTGGAGAAGATGGACGCGATCGAACAAGCCGACGGAACCACGCTGCTGGACAATACGTTGTTTACCTATGGTTCCGGCTTGGGAGACGGTTCGACACACCAATACAACGATCTACCGATCATCGTCGCCGGTGGCGGGCGGCGGGTCAAATCCGGTCAACACATCAACATGCCCGAGGGCACCCCGCTGGCAAATCTGTGGTTAACACAAGCCCAAATGATGGGCGTGCCGATGCAACGCTTTGCCGACAGTACCGGCACGGTCAAGCCGCTGCTGGCGTAGCGGTGCGCGGGCGGCAAAACCGCTGGACTCCAGCGGTTTATTCGGTTTGCTCTTCTTCGACGCTTAGGTGGATCGTTTGCACGCGTTGGCGAAACAGGCTGACCGGGTTTTGCATGACGGCCAACACGCGGTTGCCGCTGATCACGCGGGGCACCGTGAAGGTGGCCATGTCGATGCGGTAGTAATCCTTGTCCAGCCCCGCCGAGGTAAACGCTCCGCGACGTTGACCCGTATGACGGTCGATGATTCGCTTGCCATATTCGACCAGCCAGCCGTGTCCGTTTTCCAGAAACTGCAATCGATAGCGATTCGGATATTTGACGCTGCGGTGACCGCTCCACGGCGTCACGGTGGGAAAGAACGCCGTGATCGCTCCTGATTCCCAGTGGTAGTTCACCAGATACATGTTGCCGATCTCACCCACCACGGCGGCGAATTCTTTGCCGTCCGGCGAAAACCCAAGCTCAGCGGGCATGAGTCGCCCTCGCGAACCGGCGGGCTGCCGTTCGCGAGCCGGTAATTTGGGCAACGGATTGCGGCCGACTAATTGCTCGTTCGCTGCGTCCCATACCAACAATTCGAATTGATCCGAAAACGCGGCCACGTATCGGCCTCCCGGACTGGCTGCGTACACGCCATAGGGAATCTTCACGCCCGGCATGCTCTGCGAATCAACGGGATTGTTTGAACCCGGCCAACGAAAGGCGAAGCGATCGGGACCGCTGCCACCGTAGCTGTACGAGTTGCGGTGCAGGATGGGAAATACGGCCGTGGGGTGCCCGGAGGTGACCAGCATGGTCGACAGATCGATGATGCTGACGCCCGGTCGGGGCGCCGCCTCCGTGGCGTGGATTTTGGCAACATTTTCAAAGCCGCGGGGAAACACCACGTCGCCGTGGTAGCCCGTTCGGTCGCGCATCATGATCTCGCAGCGGACGTCTTCGCGAAAAAAATTCAGCGGTTCCGTTGTCGGGTCGGCTTGAACTTTCCACAATGCGGGCGGTTCGTGTTCCGGCACCACCGACGTCTCGGGAATGTCGTCCCAGTGTTTCCAGGCCAGCGGACGCAGTGAAACGGGCAATTCGAATTCATTCAAGAACGCATCGCGGAACATCTGACGTGCGAAATCGGCCACCGCGATCGGCAAGCTACTGAAGTGATCGCCGAGCACAAACCGCGTGTTCAAATGGGGGGATGATGGGGTGATCAAGTTCTCGCACAACGGATCGGCCAGCCCCAGGTAGGCATAATGCGAGCGCTTCATCGACGCGACGTTGTCAAGCAGGGTTCGCAATTGGTAGTCCCTCGGATTCTCCGATGCAAACGGCGGTGCGGGGTTCCAATCGCGAAGGTGAGATGGGCGATAGAGGCCGCCGCAACTGCCACTGAAACGAATCGGAACGTCGGCGTCGGCCAAAGACAACAAGGCCGATATTCCACCGCCAGCGCTGTGTCCAAACGTGTAAATATGCTCGCCATCGATCTCGGGCTGCTTCGCCAACCAGCGGACCGCGGCCAGAGCGTCGTCGACCTCACCCCAGAACAGTTCGAAGTGACCGGGGTTGCCGTTCTCGCCGCGCAGGCTGGGCAGCATCACCGCAAAACCAGCATCCAGGAAAGGACGCACCTGTTCGAGGTCCGACGCGCCTAACTCGTGCCCCGAATGAAAGTACACCACTGCAGGTCGTGTGATCGCTTCACGCTTAACCTCCGCATCATCCGGCATCACCAGCCACGCGTATAGGCGAAGCGTTTCTCCAGTGGAATCGCGCGAAGTGTATTCGACCGCGCGAACACCCTCGGGAGCGTAGGTCGGCTGGGTGAAGGGATGCGTTACCGGCGGAGTATCAAAAACCTGCGGCGCTTCCGCTCGCCGTTCCATCCACGATGGCGGGGCGACCGGAGTGGGGGCGGGGGGCGAAGGGGGTGGTGAGGTGGTGGGTTTGCAGCCCAGCAGCAGACAGGCGGCTAGGCAGGCGATGGAGAGGTAGCTCAGTGCGGCCCACGCTCTGGCGAGCGTAGCTACGGAGTAGAGAATATGTCCAGCGAATCGGTGGCCAGCGAATCGAGCAGGCATCAGCTTTTGCGTCCTAGCTTTTCTTGCAGGTAATCGGACGTCAGATGTTTCAACACGTCCAGCGGTTCGCAACTGTTGTCGTCGCCGTAGTCGATGTCGACCGGACCAATCGCTTGGGCGGCGGCGATGGCGGCTTGGTTGAGTTGTTGGTTGCGTTTGCCGATGCCCATCAGCGCGGACAGCATCGACTCACGCACCCACATCGGCTCGTCGTGGATCGTGTTGCGAATCAAGTCGATCCGCTCCAGCAGAAACGCATCGTCCATGCCCTTGGGCTTTTTCTTGGAGAGTTCGTACAGCAGGCCATATCCACAGCGTCGCCGAACCTCGTCGTCGCTGGCCATCCAGTCGTAAGCCAGTTCAAAAGCGAAAGGCGTTTTGGCCAGCGTGGCATCACAGGAAGCGAATACGTGGGACAGCATGCCGCCTCCCAAGCCGCTATCGACCTGTTGTTCGGCCTGCTCGCGCGTCATCTTCTTGGGTTCATCGATCAACAGGCCGATAACCTTGGCGTCGTAGATGTTGCTCTTCCACAGCGACTGCGCCAGTTTGTGGTCGCGACCGATCTGCTTAGCGAGTTTCCGCAGACGGGTCAGCCCGATGCCAAAACTTTTTAGTTTGCTGCCGGTCTTGTTCCAGTTTGCGATCCCACGCTCGTCCGCATTGTCTTTCAACAACGCGATCACTTCGGTTTTGGTCATCGCCATGAGGGAATCCTTGTCGTGGGCACAGGTCGTTTTTATCAATGCTTTGTTTAGCTTGGATGATACAATCTACGGCAAAACAAACGATCCACAATTATGCGAAAAGTACAAGCCTGATGAAAATCCTCTACGATTATCGCGACCGGCGGCCAAGACGATCGTCTCTCCAAATCGTTGCTTGGGGGCTGGGGCTGGCGATGATTCTAGTCTCGTCCGAATCCCAGGTGGCCGCCGCCGATCCACCAGTGGCTGAATCCTCGGCTGAGGCGGCCGAGCCCAGCGTGGCGGAATCCAGCAAGCACAAGAAACGTCGGCGTCAGCGGGCGGCGAGAAAACGCAACGGTCGGCCTGCTCGATCGGCTCGGCCAGCTCAGGCCGAAGAGCAAGTTCCGCATCCGTCCGAACCCGTTTATGGTCGGTTGCAATTAATTGGTTCGTTTTCCTTGGAACTAGGCGGCACCAACGTCGTTCATGGTGAAGGAAGTATGACGATCGAACTGGATCGAGCTACCGTGGAAAAATTGGCCGAGGGGATGGAGCAAAACCTGGATAAGGCCGTACCAGTTCTCTCGAATTGGTTACAGATCATCGAGGCACTCCCGCAAACGCTCGAGTCGACCAGCCAGATCCTCAAACGGCTTGCCGATCCACAAGCCCAACAGCAACTTCGTCAAGTAGAGCAGATGCTGCGTCTGTTGCCGCAACCCGAAAGCTAAGTAGCATGGGCCCCTGCCCCGTGACTTGAGAAAAGTTCTTCACACGGGCCAGGGCCCCATGCTACTTAGGGAGCGTCCTCAAATAAGTTACCGAATCGAATTGTAGCGGCAGGGCGCAAGCCCTCCGGTATTGCGGCACCGGACGGCTTGCGCCGTTCCGCTAAGAATTGTAGCGGCAGGGCGCGAGCCCTCCGGTATGTCGGCACCAGACGGCTTGCGCCGTTCCGCTAAGAATTGTAGCGGCAGGGCGCGAGCCCGTCCGGTATTGCGGCACCGGACGGCTTGCGCCGTTCCGCTAAGAATGGTAGCGGCAGGGCGCAAGCCCTCCGGTATTGCGGCACCAGACGGCTTGCGCCGTTCCGCTAAGATGTTGTCGGCACCGGACGGTCCCTTAGTACTTGCCGTTGGTTCCGAACATTTGCTGTTTGGATGGGCGTGGTCGAACGCGGACGCTGTGGTCGGGTTCTCCCGTGACGCGATCAAATTCGTCAGGGGTGCGGCGCGTGGGAATGTAGTCCTGCGTTTGCTTCGTCCACTCCGCAAGAGCTGCCTGCAATCGTTCACGCACGGAACGGTAGGCCGCGTCGTCGATCAGGTTGTTCAGCTCGCCGGGATCTCGCTGCAAGTCATACAGTTCCCACTCGGGACGCGGTGCCAAGAAACAGGTCTGCTGGTGGAGCGGCAGCTTGTTCTGTTTGTATAGCCGCAGCATGTTTTGCCAACTCAGCCCTCGACCGGCGTCGGCAGACGGAGTCGACGGCAGGTCGATGTAATCGTTGCGGATCAGTTTGTATTGCTGGGTGGCGACGCTGCGAGCGTGGTCTTCGTAGTCATGCCAGTGGTCTTCGGCAAATGCAAACTCGCGGTGCGCCAGCGTCGGTTGCCGCAACACATGGGCAAAGCTGTGGCCTTCGCAGGGAAAGTCGTTTGCCTTCGCTTCGCCACCATGAGCTAATTCCAAAAACGTTGGAGCGATATCGACCGCGCTGACCAACGCATCGGTGGAAACACCCGCGGTGACTTGCCCTGGCCAGCGGATGATCCAAGGCGTGCGAATTCCGCCGTCGTACAAGGTCGTTTTGTCACGTGGGAAGGGACGTCCGTTGTCGCTGATGAATAGAATCAGCGTGTTGTCATCGACGCCCTGCTGTTTCAATTTCGCCAGGACTTTGCCAACATAAGTGTCCAAACGACCGATCTCGTCGTAATACAGTCGCAGGTCCTCGCGCACGTCGGGGGTATCCGGCAGATGCGGCGGCACGATCACGTCGGTGAGCGAATGGGGCGGATCGAGGGCGCCGGGGGTGTATTCGCGATGCGGATCGAGTGCGGCCAACCACATGAAAAACGGCCGGTCCTTCGGTCGGTCATCGAACGCTCGTTCCCAGTCTTCACAGCCGCTGGGCTGGGCAGCGATCATTTTGGGCGGTTCACCATCGGTGCCTGAAGGCAACACAAATCCGGCGGTGGAGGCTTCGTAGATGCGGTCGAAATGATCCCGTACCGCGTCGCCTAAATGCCACTTGCCGGCGGCGGCCGTGTAATAACCGGCTTTACCAAGTTCCTGTGCGAATGTCCGACTGCCGACAGGCAACGGCCAGTGCAATTGTTCAGCGCCGGTGTTGTGAGGGTATTTGCCCGTCAACAAGCTGGAACGTGAGGGGCTGCAGGAGTTGGTCGTCAAATAGGCGTGCTTAAACCGCAAGCCCTCTTTAGCCAGTCGATCAATGTTGGGCGTGCGGATGGCGGGATGCCCATAGGCGCCGCAGTCATCCCAGTTCATGTCGTCGGCGATGATCAGGACAAGATTGGGCGGTGGCAGCCGATCCGCGGCCTCGCTGGTTCCCAGTGGGAAGCAGGACCACAGCAGGGACAGGAAGAAGAACCGAAAGGCTGAATTTCGAATGAACATTGGCGATGTCACTTCCACGTCGGCGGACGGACCCAACCCGTAGCCGAAGTCGCCAGACTTTGGATGGCAGGGCGAAAGGTCCAAACTCTGGCGAGTTCGGCTACGGGGTGCGGGGATAAGCGTCCGAACTCTGGCGAGTTCGGCTACGGGGTGGTTGGGGAATACTAATACACACCGCGAATATGGGCTTTAATCGACGATGCATATAATGCGGCGAGTTGTTGATGCGTTTGGTCGCTCAATCGGTCCAGATCCGAGACCGCGGTGTTGTCCGCCACCTGAGATGGCTTGGACGCTCCGGTAATCACGGTGGTCACTGCCGGATGATCCAAAATCCATCGCTGGGAAAACTGAGCCATTGTCATGCCGGTCGGAACCCGGGTTTTGATCTGGTCGGCCAGAGCCACCCCTGTTTCGAAGGGTAGTCCGGCAAAGGTTTCGCCGACGTTAAACGCATCGCCATTGCGATTGTAGTTACGGTGGTCGTCGTCGGCGAATGTGGTCTCGGTCGTGAACTTTCCCGCCAGCAGTCCGCTGGCCAGCGGCAACCGCACAATAATGCCCACGCCGCGGGCCAGGGCTTGATCAAACAGGGCCGTGATCGGCTTCTGGCGAAAGATATTAAAAATGATCTGCAGCGAAGTCAGTTCGGGTTGGTCGAGGATGCCGACGGCTTCGTCCATCGACTCCACGCTGGCCCCAAAAGTTTTGATCAGCCCGTCGCGTTTGAATTCACGCAGCCAGTCGAAGATGTCTCCGGCGGCCATGACTTCCGACGGCACACAGTGCAGTTGCACCAAGTCCAAGCTGTCGACGCCCAAGCGTTCGATCGAGTCGCTGATATGTCGCTTGAGAAGTTCTTCCGTGTAGGGGCCCGGGTAGTTTTGCCGCCCCACTTTGGTAGCCACGAAAATTTCGTCACGATGCTGTGGAATGAAACGGCCGATCAGCTGTTCGCTGCGGCCGCTGCCGTACACATCGGCGGTGTCAAAAAATGTGACGCCGTGTTCCCAAGCGGTTTCCAGAATCTGCATCGCTTGCGGTTCACTGACGTGGCCCCAATCGGCGCCCAGTTGCCAACAGCCCAGACCGATTTCAGAAACTGATCGACCGCTATTTCCCAGTGTTCTCGTCTTCATCTTGGCTTTCAATCAGGCACGTGCAGGGTTCGATAAGATTCCAGGAAATCGTACTCGGTTTTATGTCAATCAGCCAGACGACGCGGCTTCACGTGGCATCCTCATTCGCTGTGTGACGACCAAGCTTGGAGCGCTGCTTCCAGTTCTGGATATGCAAATACGAACCCCTGCTGCGGCAAACGTTCGGAGACGACATAGCGGCCATACAACGCCAGTTCCGGGTCGGTACGCAGCAGGTACGGGGCGCCGAACCGCACCATCCACTCAAACGCCGGTAATCCGATCGGCATGCCAACGGCGCGGCGCAGTGTTCGCATGAATTCGATTTGTGAAACCGGGTGAGGCGAGGAAGCAATGTAAACACCTGTCATGGATTCGTTCTCGATCGCATCGGCAATCAACCGGTTCAGGTCGGTTTCGTGGATCCAACTCATGCCCTGGGTTCCGCTACCCACGCGACCGCCCAGCCCAAACCTTGCCAACCTACCCAGCGTGGCCATCGCCCCGCCGCCGGCGCCGCGGTCGCGCCCGATCACAAAACTGGTCCGCATCACCACGCCACGCTGATCGGGCAGCTTGCTTTCGGTAAAGGCCTGTTCCCAAGCTCGACCGATCTGCGGAGCGAAGCCAAACCCCAACTCGGAGTTTTCCGTACAAACCAAACGCGGCGGATCGCCATAAATGTGTGCCGTACTCATTTGTACCCACACCGGCGGAGGCGAAGCGACGTTCCGCATGGCGGCGCCCAATACCCGCGTCGCTTCCACACGCGAGCGGAGGATTTCGTCTTGATGATCGGGAGTCTTGATGCAGTTGACGGAGCGCCCGGCTAGGTTGATCACCGCGTCGGCTCCGTCGAGCGTTTCGACCCAGTTGCCCGCTGAACCGGTTTTTGCGGTAGAAGTTTCCAAGCTGCGGGCGTCCCAGATATGATGTGTCCAGTTTCCCACGACTATCGGCACGGATCGAGACAGCACCGAAACGCTCGCACCAGCAGCAGCCAGAAACCGAGCCATCGAAACGCCCAGAAAACCGCTGCCGCCAGCGATCACGATCTGCTTTCCCTGCAAGTTTAACATGGTGTTGTGGGGGTCCGGCGGTCCAAGGTTTTGTGTGTGGTTGTGTGTTTGTGTGTATAGCGTGTTTTGCTGGGGCCCTAACCGTAATCACCGCGGAGAGACAACAGGGGGGTAAGGCTCCTGGGGATTTTTGAAGGATCTGACAAAGGTGGATTGCGAAGCCGCATTAAAAACGCGAGCGGCGGACCAATGTTAGCCCGCGATTGTTTATTCTTATGCCAAACCGGCAACTCCCTGATATCGACATCCCACCCGATCGGACAACATGCTCACAACGACTTGCTCGCCCAATCCGAATCCCCACCTCCCCGTAGCCGAAGTCGCCCGACTTTGGACAGCGACCGCCCTCCTCTTCGTCTTCGTTTGCTTCGCCCACGCCACCCCCGCATTCACCGCGGACGTCGTCGGTCCGCTGTTGGGCACGGTGGAATCGACCACGGCGCACATTTTGTATCGCCCGGCCGCTGAACCCTCGTCGCTAGAACTGTCCGTGATTTTGCCCGCCGGTGAAGTGGTCAAAACGGTTACCGCTCGCGGCACCGCCGACAACGATTTCGTCGCCAAGTTCGCCATCGCCGGGCTCCAACCCAACACTCAGTATCGATACCAAATCGATTCACTTGATAACGGCGAGACATTAATCCAAGCCGATGAATCGCACACCTTCACCACCGCCAACGCCAAACGTACGGGGCACTCAGTGACGGTGGGGTTTGTTTCCTGCGTCGACATCGAACCCAACGGGATGTGGAAGGATATGCAGCAACTGGGCGTCGACGCCCTGTGCCTGATGGGCGACACGCCGTACATCGACAAAACCGAATTGGAATTTGTCCGCGGCAGGCATCGCAGTCTATTGCAGCTGCCGGACTTGGCCGCCTTGGCACGCCATACGTCGGTGGTAGGCACTTGGGACGACCATGACTTTGGCTTGAACAACGGCAACGGACGCAACGTGATGCAGGGCAAGCCGCACACGCGGCAAGCGTTTGTCGAATACCGGGCTCATAACCAGTACGGTACCGGCCGCGAAGGTGTGTACCACAA from Roseimaritima ulvae includes these protein-coding regions:
- a CDS encoding TIGR01777 family oxidoreductase is translated as MLNLQGKQIVIAGGSGFLGVSMARFLAAAGASVSVLSRSVPIVVGNWTHHIWDARSLETSTAKTGSAGNWVETLDGADAVINLAGRSVNCIKTPDHQDEILRSRVEATRVLGAAMRNVASPPPVWVQMSTAHIYGDPPRLVCTENSELGFGFAPQIGRAWEQAFTESKLPDQRGVVMRTSFVIGRDRGAGGGAMATLGRLARFGLGGRVGSGTQGMSWIHETDLNRLIADAIENESMTGVYIASSPHPVSQIEFMRTLRRAVGMPIGLPAFEWMVRFGAPYLLRTDPELALYGRYVVSERLPQQGFVFAYPELEAALQAWSSHSE